DNA from Lactobacillus johnsonii:
AAATCAATATTTTTTTTGATTTTACTATATAAATCGTTATTACTAATTTTTGTATAAGCTAATAATAATTTTCGATAAATAGTGTCTATTTGGTATTCATTATTTATATATCCGTCCAATTCTTTTTGCCAGTTTTCAAATAATGGGATACGCAAATTAAATAATTCAGCACTATAACGTAAAAATCTATATTCATTTTCTCTATTATTAGAGAAGTTATTGCGAGTGTGGCTAGACATTCGATCAATAATATTTAGAACTTGTTCATAATCAGTAACTTGATTATCAATAAATTTATCTCTAATTTTTGTTAATACGATACTGTTTACTTCTTCAAAAATAGTTACCTTTGTTAAATTACTGAGAGACTCTTGCACTAGTAAATCATGTAATTTCAATTCATTCCAAACACGATTTGACTCTGAGATATAGTATTTATTATATTTATTAGAATCAGCAAAGCGATCAATAAAAATTTGTACATTATCTCTATTACTTAATAATAAATTTTGAAATTTACTAGAATTTTTAATATCTAATTCTGTATCTAAATATGTGAAAAAAAGATTATTAATTAGATTATCTAAGTTAGCATTTTCAATAGTATCATAGCCGAAATAATTTCCAACTAGTTTCCAAAAATAATCTAGTACATTATATTTAGCAAAAAGGAATAAATATTGATTGTTTTCTTTTCCGGCAGAAATAATTTTCATCAATAATTCATTAATATCTAGCTTTTCAGTTTTGGTAATTGCTGCGATAATACCTTTTTCAGGAGTGGTATCGAAATCTACGTTCCAATACTTAATAAAGTTCTTGCGTCTATCTTTAGCACCAAAAAATGTATGATATTGTTTTACAAAAGATAATTTATCTACTGACAAATTTAATTCTTCTAGTATAATTTGTGTTGCATCAGCAGTAAAAAGCTTCGAATAGTATTCCAGATCAGTTAAATAATTTTCTTGTATTCTTGGTCGTTCATAAGGTGCATAAATTAAATATTTATGTTGAGAATCACTTAAAAGGTTAATTTTTGTTTTAAATTGTTGATTAGCTTGAGCTTTATATAGTTTAACTTCATTTAAATTAGAAGCAATTTGATCAATGATATCTTTAAACTGAGCCTTATCGTCATACCAAAAAACATACTGATATTTATCTTCAAAATAGTTTTTAAGTTCTGAAATAATTTTATCTGTCGTTAATGTTGCCATACTGTTAACTCCTGTTCGTTAAATAAATTATATCAGTCGCAAAGTATCCTAAAGGCACCCTAAGTATATAAAAATTCTACTCTATTTAATTATCTATAATAAAAATATAGAAATACTAAAAAATCTGATAAGTATAAATATTTTGCATATTCAATTATACAATTGTATAATTGATTTACAATTTAAAGTGAAAGATAACTTGTTAAGGATTAACGCTGGGGCCCAAAACGGGGTAAGTTGTTACACTGAGCATTCTTATGTGCCCGGGGTTATCTTGTTTTTATACTTTTTAAGACTCTCAACAAAGTGTTGAGGGTCTTTCTTTATCTCGGTAACAACAAATTCTACAAATTGTTTAGAATAAGTATAACTGTGTTGTTTTCCTATTACATGTTCACAAGAATACTTAGGATTTGATTTAATGTCATAAAAATCTATTATCATATTTAAAACATACTGATTAAAACCACTTTTATACTGTAATTTTATGTTTTGTTTATTTAATCGTTCATTGACTGCCATAATAACATTATTGTAAGAATATTAGTGTGTATCAGATGGATCTTTTATGTCTTTAACTATAGCTACGAAATTTTCTGAATTTCTTTCTATTCTGACAGTAAAATCGGCATTCTTTTTCTTTCTTGGAATATATAAACGTTGAGCAATTTCAGCAGGATACTTCATTTTTATCTGTTCATTGCTTAATGGCTCATAACGAGTTGATAAAGTTAGAAAGTCTTGAGATATATATTTAGTAATATCTCTGTTTTGGTATTTTTCTAATTCATTAGTATAATTTAATACACACGCTTGAAACAATGGTGCGTATTTAACTTCATATTCTTCAGTAATAAAATGGGTACTAATATTTCTTAACTCTATTATTTTTTCAAGATTCAATCTAATTCTTGTATGTTTATCAGGATAGATCTTTTTTACTGCATCAATTAAACTAATAGTTCTATTTTGTTTGTCTTTATAATAAATGGATTCATTTTTATCAATAATTATTGCCTTTAATAGCAATTCCCATGCGTTACAAATAAAAAAACTAAAACCTTCTACCTATACTTAATAGTTGGTTTATTGTAAATTTCTAATCCCATTAAAAAAGACTCTATACTCTTATCAACCGTATTTTGAGAAAGGGTATTATTCATTAATTTATTTTCCTTTTACATAAAAATCAACTTTACTATTGTACCAAAATCCCCATTAAAATTTTCCACAAAATAAATGTATTAAAAATTCTAAAATATAGGAAAAAACTGCGTGTAATTACGTAGTTTTTTAATAAATATTAGCTCTTAACTTTCCGAGATCTTCTTTTAACATATCCCTTTCACCTTTAACACAGATGTCAACTTTATTTTTATACTCAAAATAGTCTAATCCTAAAGATGTTATCCACTCAGAAAGAGCTTTAAGAGATTCTATATTAGTAACATGGAATTTCTTAATGCCTTTTTCGTTCATCGGAATACTATAGCTCATTGGAAAAAGTTGAATTTTATCAAATTCTTTTATATCTGGTTTAGTTTGAATATATTCTTTAAGGTACTTATAAAAAAGTTTAATATTTTTTATGTTGATTCCTTCTAACAAAATACGAATTTCTCTAGAATCATAATTACCTTTTTTTATAAAAAATTTTATCCAATTATCTACACAGTCATCTTTTTCTACTAAGTTTACTAATTCCTTACACCAAACAATCAGTAAAAAATTATCTTTTTTCTGACATATTAGATTCCATATCTTATTTAAAATCTCAATACTATTATTGTTTTTTAAAAGTAGAAGTAATTGATCTTCATTATGAAAATGAAACTTCTTTAATTTGGGGATTAAAATTTTATTCACATAACTAGTTAAAATTGATCGATCTTTTTTATATATTTTTTCAAGTAAATAATTAGATATATCGTATTGATCATTATCAATATAATTGATAAAAATATCTATTAATAATTTGATATCATCAAATAAATTTACGATACTTTCACTTTGTTTCTCATCAAGGTAGGAAAAGTGAAAATAAATCCTTTTAAATTTTTCTTCTTTCGAATATACAATTTTACAACATTCTTCAAATGCATGTGTATCAACAGTATTAAATTTATATAGAAAATCAAGACTGCGATTGCTATAACCTCCTATACTTTTCACAGTTTCATTTTTTAAGTACTTTGTTAATAAGTCATAGGTTTTAAAATTTAAATTTTTCTCGGGCAAGCTATCAAAATAAATATAATATAACCAGTCTTTTCTACTTTCATTCTTTACTTCATCTAATATCTGGATAATTTTTGATGTAGAGCTTACAGTATGTAAATAATTTATGATTGCATAAAAAATCGATGGTACTGCAATTTTACTTGAAAATAAAAATTTTATACCGGATAGGTAATCATCTTTATTATTTTTTAAATTATCTAGTATAATTTGTACAACCATCAACAAGCCATAAGTCTGAGATCTTTTTTCTAAGTTATCAATAATGTTTACTATATTTTTCAAAGTTTCTACATCGGAGTTTAAATTATCATCAACATATTTTTTTAGAAAATTATTACTTTTGTGTTTCTTTTCACGTCTAATACTTTCGATATCTTGGTAAAGACGATAATCACTATTATTTAGGAAATTATCTATATTGGAAATTTCGATATTTATCTTAAATAATCTATTTTTAATTTGACCCACTGCAACACAATCTATAAGGCTTTTTGGATCAAATAGTTTATGAATTAATTTACTAATATATTTCAAATCAAATTGAACAACTTTTCTAGTAGTATCATCTATATTGTTCAATCCAAATAACTCTAATCCATAGTTTGCTACAATTTTTCTAACTTTACTATCAAAATTAAAATCAAGTTTCAATAAGAATGTCCACAGTTGCTCTCTAAAAACAAGATTATCTTCAGTAGCAGAAGATAAAAATTTGCGTGTCATAAATTTATTTGGTTCATTAACAACTCCATGAGTTTCTTCAATTACTAATTCTAAATATTTAGGCATGATAGATAAAAGTAAATAAATATTTACCTCACTATCGAATCTTTCGCTATTCATCAATTCCTTAATCAAACTAATCTGTCTTTTAAATTTATAATTAATAAATGTGTCATAATCTATGGCCCAATCTTGAATTATAGCTGCATGAAATTCAGAAAATAGCTGTGGTTGTTTATTTAAATATAGACAGAATAACTCAGAAGCATATTTATAGCTATCAGTATAAGAAAGATGATTAATTATTTTTAAAATAATATCATCTAATCTACTATTATCCGAAACATTGAAACTAATATTATTCTTTCTTGGATATTGTTTAATTTGATCAATTTTTTCTTTCACTGTTTCAATAGTTTTATTAACATCAAATTCTACAAAATCCAAAACAAAGTCTAAATAATTTGCACTATGTTTATCTTCCAAATATTTCCAAACCTCTTCTACAACTTGAGTAAGATAATCTTTATTTTCTTCATTGTAAAAGGTATTTATCAAATCGTTGATACAATTAATAGCCGGCTCAGCTTTGGTTTCAAAAGTATATTCTATTAGATCTTTTAAAGAAATTAACTTTTCATCTAAAAAGACAATCTTTAAAACATAAGCTTTTAACGTTTGATCTGAAAAATATATGTATTTTTGATTTATAAAATCAATTAATTCTTGTTTATCAAGTAAAGCAATATTTCGTTTAAATTCGGTATATGAAATATTGGCTCTATCTAATATTGGTTTGTATAAAACTTTTTCTTGTTCGTTATTAATATTTAAATTTCCAAAAAAAGCAATTATTCCTAAGCAAATAAGTTGTCGATCATTATCAATTACATTTTCTAGTACATTTTTAAGTAGTTTTTTATAAACTTGAGACGCATCTGCAATATCAATAATTCTATGTTTTTTCAAATATACTTCAGATGTTAACATCGCCATTCTAAGATTTCCATGAGATATTTCACAAATTATATCTAAAATATACTCATCTTTTATATTGTATACTTTTGTAATGCATTCTCTAATTTCTTCAGTATTGATTGATTGTAAATTAATGGTACTTACTGAAGAGTATTCATCTACTTTATTTTCTATATCTTCTTTTACATAATCGCGTACTGTAATTAAAATCTTTACTTTTCCAGAATTTAATTGTTGAACAAAAGCTTTAAATATTTTCTCCAAATTTTCAATTTGATTTGCATCATCAAAAACAATTAATTTAGTAGAATCATCTGAAAATTCAATCTGAAGTTCGGATATTAGAGCGTTAATATCATATACATTTCGTGCGAAAAAACTATTATTCAAGAAATTTCTTTTAGCAAATTCAAAGGCTAACCTCGTCTTTCCTACACCCGGTTTACCTGTGAGCACTATAATATTTTGTGTCTTAAAATATTCATTTATTTCTGCAAGCTCTTTTTCTCTATAAGCAAAATATGAATTTAATTTTGATCCACTAAATTGCTTATTATATTCTTCCCCAAATTCACTAATATTTTTTAGTTGCCGTGGCGGTAATGCAAATCCTAAATATTTATTGGCTAAATCACGGTACTTATCTTGAATATATTTGGCTAATTCAAAGTTTGAAATAAATGTAAACTCTATATTTTCTTTCTTATACTTTTCTTTTAACGAGTCGATGTATTCTATACTTACGTTTGATGTAGCTGAACAATAAATAATCTTTTTTACAGTGCGTTTATTAATATTCAATTCACTAAGTTTTTTTAAGTCGCTATTAATTTTTTGAATTAACCTACTCTCTTGTGATGTATATTCCATCAAATACACATCACCATTATCATTTATAATATACGAATCTGGTGTTCCTTTAGTTGGTTTATTTTTACCATCTTCAGAACCAAGAGGATTTAATGTTCCTCCGAAAATACGAGATAAATATTCATCACAAAGTTTTTGAAAGGTTGTCGCATCAATTTCTTTAATAGCATTTTCGATTTTATTTAATTCGTTCATCCACTAAGTCACTTTCTTTCCATAAAAATAGTGTACTTTCACAGAGATTCATTTAAATTATAAACAAAAAAACTTATCTATATCATATTGATTAGATAAGTTTTTTCTATAATTATAACTTAGTCAACAACTTTTCTCCTTGTTGCAATTTGTCATGATTAGCAAGAACACCATCATCAAGATCTAAATCTACTGGACTTTGAGATAAGTGATCTAAGACTTGGTCATACTTAACTAATTCATTCATTTGCTTATTAAGAGTTGAAATAATCTTTCGATATTTGCTCTTAGCACTTGCCGTTGTTTCCTGATCTAATAAATCATTATCAATTTCGATTAAATCGTTCATTGCCGGCTGCAAATCGTGAAGATATTGGCGAACCATTGCAAGTTGTTCTGGAGTGTAGCGATGTAAGTACATTAAAGCCTTAAATCCCTTGTTTCTACCAGAATTAAATTCCCAATAAATTGGACGTTTTTGATATATCTTAGCATGATCTTTGTAGAAATCATTGACGAAATAGTAACGTATAATCTGTTCTGCACTAACTCCACGTTCGAACTTCTTAGGATCCAAAGTTTGAGCAATGAAGTTCATATTATCCGTTAGATGTTCTGGATCGAAAGTCTTAGATAAGAACTCATGCAAACGAACAATGATATCACGCTCATCATCAAAATATTGACGATCAGTTAAAAGAATAATGTTTTCTTTGTTGGGCTTGAAGGTTGAGTAAAGGGATGCATTCCAGTCACCGCCAGCATATGCAAGTCCATCTTGATCAAGTGAATAACGACCAAAGACACAACCAATAAAGTAGGATAGGAATGCTTTAATATCACGAACTTGATCAGCTTTACGAACAGAAACTTCCTTATCGTCTTCTTCTGGAGTTAATTCATCTTGTAAACCATAAAGATCAATAAAGATACGATTAAGCTCTTCTTCGTTGGCTTTAAGTTGGTTAAATCTATCTAAAGCTTCTTGTGACCAATTATTATAAGCTTGTTCTAAAGTTGCAGCTTTATTTACTAATAACGGACTACGTTTGAAGTCCCATGATGTTTCCCATTCAAAGTCATCAGTTTTAGAAAGCAAAATATTATTGCTAACTAGCATATCTATTTTTGTTTTATATTTTTTATCAAATACTATTGGGATTTGAGCCAAGTCATTCACTTGAAAGTTCAGAGTTGGATTTAAAATCAACTCTAATTTTGATAGAACTTTACTGTTCAAAACTCCTAGAATATAGTTCAAATTTTCTTTATTATTAGGGAAAAACATCGGACCTGCATCACCAAATAAGCTCCCACTTCGTGCTTTTCTAAATGATGACCCACCAGAAGTTATTCTCCCCCATGTAATACCATCTTTAAAATACAACTTAGAATCACGTAATCGATAATTAGTTCCAGATTCTTTTATATTTTTAGCATCATTTTCAAGATCGATAACATCATTATTTAATCCATACCATTTTCTAAACCCTCCACCACTATTTAAAGGGAACCATTTATATGGTGACATATCATCTACCTTACAAGCATCAAATTGTATTTCTTCTGCCTTTAATTCATGCCAAAAACGGATAAATTTTTTATTTACCATAATACCTGATTTTACTGGCCCGAAAGATGCTATATTATTAGAATTAAATTTTAAAATTAGATTTTTACTTGCCCAATAAGCAATAGGACTGCCAGGAATCTTATCAAAATTGTCTTGATCAGCATGATACAAATATTTAACTTCAGGATCAGCAATAGCTTCCAACACTTTCTGTTCTTGAACAGCCATTCCGCCTTTAAAATTACTTAATCTCAAATAAGTGCCAGATTTTTCATCGGCTTTCTTCAATATAAAGGTATTAATTGGCACAGTGGCTTCTTCAAAAGCGGAATACTCCATTTGAATTAAACTATTAATATTTACATTATCAATAATATCTTTACGAAGTGATTCATAAGATTTAATAAACATCCACACCAATGGAGTCATATAGCCAGAATACCCTCCATCACGTAAGAGATGCATATTATGATAAATGAATACAGAGAATAAATCCTTAGAATAATCTTTATAATTATCTCGTAAGTACTTCTTTAGCTTCTTATCGAATTTATTCATATATGGTGGATTTGTTACAACAGTTTCATATTTGTTAGTCATTATTCTAATAATACTTAGAATCTTAAGGATCTTATCTTTAGTTCGTTTGTTTCCGAAAACATCCAAGCTATCATCAAAAGCAATTTTCTCTACTGTAGATTGAAGATTATCAATATCAATGTTTTGATCTATTTTTATAATAGATCCTAATTCTGTTGCATCAGCAAAAGCTTCTACTATTTTTTTTAAATCTTCTTTTGTTTTTTCATTATCGATAAAATTATAAAAATCTTCGGAAACATGTAAATTTTCAAAGTAGTAGAGATTATTGGCTACATTTCTTCTAAAGAAGCGTCGATCATATTCTCTACCTTTCATCATTAATGAAAAATAAGCTAATTGAAATGCTCGTTTATCAATTTCAAGTCCAAAGATATTATTTTCAATAATTTTTTGTGCAGCATCCCTCTTAGAATATCCTTCTTCAAGATACATCTTCATCAATAAGTCAAAAGCATAGATTAATATGTGTCCTGAACCCATAGCATTATCTAAAAATTTATATTTGGAAATATCTTGATCATTATTCACTGATTCAATCTTACTTGGTAATAAATATTTCAATTCATCTTTTAGTTGACTATTTTCATGACGCTCTAAATAGTACTTTCCCAATGAATTATCAACCATATAACGGACGATCCAGTCTGGAGTGAACAATTGAGTAGCAGCAGGAATTTCATCTTTTTTAATAGCTTTACCATTCATATTAACTACTTTTTCATGAGGTTCACTATTGTAATATTGATAAAGCCATCCAATAATTTGAACTTGTCCTTCCTCATTTACATCAAAATAACTCGCAGGAATTTCATTAATCAAATCTTGAATAACGCCACGGTTATAATTAGGTGTAAACAACAACTTCAAATAATCATTAGTTTTTTCAAACAATCCTGGCAAAATGTCACTTAGTGCATCACATTGCTTAATAAATAGCATTGCATAAAGCTTATCCATCAATTCAGGAGTTCTCTCAGTCAAAGCAGTCGAAATCAATTCTTTTTCTGCCTGACTATAGCCACCTAAATCATCTTCAATCTCCATTGCTTCATTAATGATGTCAGGTTCAGCCTTACCTTCTTCACTAGTTAAGACACTTACCCTACTTGGCAGATAATTGTTAACTTCCATAAATCTAATTGCGATAATTCTGTTGAACCAAGTGTAGGCAACTTCTTCAATAAAATCATCAAAGACAGTCTTAGGGTCATCATCATATCCCCTATTTTTTAATTCATTAACAACATCTTTTCGCCAGCCAATTTGTTTACCAGTTAAAGCATTATTTTCATTATCGTCTACATAGTACTTTTTATCTTTTGTAGAGATAGAAAGTTCATCATTAATCTTTTCATCTGTAATACCCAAATTAGCTAGCTGAATTTCCGTTGTATCTCTCAAACTTTTTCTAGCATTAATTGCAAATTTTTTGATTTTATTTTTGTCCATACTTTTTTAAATCTCTCTAAACTTCAAATAATTACTATTAATTATAACAAGAAAAAAGACTGATATTAAAATCAGTCTCTTCCTTAACTACTTAAAGTCAATATTGATAATATCGTTATCCTCTAATTCTTTTTCAAGACTTACTTTCAAAGCGTTTAAGTATTTATCAATATCTGATTCACTTTCAATCTTCCAGCTATTTTCTGGAACCACATCATAAATCCTCTTAAAGATGGTTTTCTTAATTTTTACAGTTGGCTTAGGTTGAGGTAAAGGTGAAACTTTAACCGTTTCTTCTTGCTTGTTATCTGGATTAGTGACGTCTTCTACCACATTCCTTGCAGCAGCTTCTTGTTCCTGTTGAGCCTTCTCAGCTAACTCTTGGCTTACTTCTGAAATTTTATTTCTTAATCTATCATTAGCAGAATCAATAGCATTATCTAAACTAATTAAATTCAAGAATGCATTTTCATCGCTACTTTCATTATATTGATCTGCACGATCACTTATCGATTTAAGAGTGTTGTTAACCTCAGCAAAAAGTTCATCGCTTTCTTTTTTAGGAAATTCTGCATCAGTTACTAAACTCTTAAGTCGATCATAGCTTTCATTAACCTTGCCTATGATTTTCTCATGGACTTTATCCATGTCATCACTATATAAAGAAACGAATTCAGAATTCAAATTCTTCAATTTAGGAATAGAAATATTAAATTGATCCATATCTAAATACTTGTCAAGTTCATTAGCTATTTCTTTTAAATTTTCATCTTCAATAAATCCTTTAGCATGATTAAAACGTGCTAAATAGCTATTAGATTTTCTCCAAATTTTTTCTTGGTCACTAATATTACCAATATCACCATAAAATTGTAGAATAGCTTTATCTTCAACCTCATCACGCCAATCCTCTAAATCATCTAAGTGTT
Protein-coding regions in this window:
- a CDS encoding ATP-binding protein, whose product is MNELNKIENAIKEIDATTFQKLCDEYLSRIFGGTLNPLGSEDGKNKPTKGTPDSYIINDNGDVYLMEYTSQESRLIQKINSDLKKLSELNINKRTVKKIIYCSATSNVSIEYIDSLKEKYKKENIEFTFISNFELAKYIQDKYRDLANKYLGFALPPRQLKNISEFGEEYNKQFSGSKLNSYFAYREKELAEINEYFKTQNIIVLTGKPGVGKTRLAFEFAKRNFLNNSFFARNVYDINALISELQIEFSDDSTKLIVFDDANQIENLEKIFKAFVQQLNSGKVKILITVRDYVKEDIENKVDEYSSVSTINLQSINTEEIRECITKVYNIKDEYILDIICEISHGNLRMAMLTSEVYLKKHRIIDIADASQVYKKLLKNVLENVIDNDRQLICLGIIAFFGNLNINNEQEKVLYKPILDRANISYTEFKRNIALLDKQELIDFINQKYIYFSDQTLKAYVLKIVFLDEKLISLKDLIEYTFETKAEPAINCINDLINTFYNEENKDYLTQVVEEVWKYLEDKHSANYLDFVLDFVEFDVNKTIETVKEKIDQIKQYPRKNNISFNVSDNSRLDDIILKIINHLSYTDSYKYASELFCLYLNKQPQLFSEFHAAIIQDWAIDYDTFINYKFKRQISLIKELMNSERFDSEVNIYLLLSIMPKYLELVIEETHGVVNEPNKFMTRKFLSSATEDNLVFREQLWTFLLKLDFNFDSKVRKIVANYGLELFGLNNIDDTTRKVVQFDLKYISKLIHKLFDPKSLIDCVAVGQIKNRLFKINIEISNIDNFLNNSDYRLYQDIESIRREKKHKSNNFLKKYVDDNLNSDVETLKNIVNIIDNLEKRSQTYGLLMVVQIILDNLKNNKDDYLSGIKFLFSSKIAVPSIFYAIINYLHTVSSTSKIIQILDEVKNESRKDWLYYIYFDSLPEKNLNFKTYDLLTKYLKNETVKSIGGYSNRSLDFLYKFNTVDTHAFEECCKIVYSKEEKFKRIYFHFSYLDEKQSESIVNLFDDIKLLIDIFINYIDNDQYDISNYLLEKIYKKDRSILTSYVNKILIPKLKKFHFHNEDQLLLLLKNNNSIEILNKIWNLICQKKDNFLLIVWCKELVNLVEKDDCVDNWIKFFIKKGNYDSREIRILLEGINIKNIKLFYKYLKEYIQTKPDIKEFDKIQLFPMSYSIPMNEKGIKKFHVTNIESLKALSEWITSLGLDYFEYKNKVDICVKGERDMLKEDLGKLRANIY
- the pglX gene encoding BREX-1 system adenine-specific DNA-methyltransferase PglX, encoding MDKNKIKKFAINARKSLRDTTEIQLANLGITDEKINDELSISTKDKKYYVDDNENNALTGKQIGWRKDVVNELKNRGYDDDPKTVFDDFIEEVAYTWFNRIIAIRFMEVNNYLPSRVSVLTSEEGKAEPDIINEAMEIEDDLGGYSQAEKELISTALTERTPELMDKLYAMLFIKQCDALSDILPGLFEKTNDYLKLLFTPNYNRGVIQDLINEIPASYFDVNEEGQVQIIGWLYQYYNSEPHEKVVNMNGKAIKKDEIPAATQLFTPDWIVRYMVDNSLGKYYLERHENSQLKDELKYLLPSKIESVNNDQDISKYKFLDNAMGSGHILIYAFDLLMKMYLEEGYSKRDAAQKIIENNIFGLEIDKRAFQLAYFSLMMKGREYDRRFFRRNVANNLYYFENLHVSEDFYNFIDNEKTKEDLKKIVEAFADATELGSIIKIDQNIDIDNLQSTVEKIAFDDSLDVFGNKRTKDKILKILSIIRIMTNKYETVVTNPPYMNKFDKKLKKYLRDNYKDYSKDLFSVFIYHNMHLLRDGGYSGYMTPLVWMFIKSYESLRKDIIDNVNINSLIQMEYSAFEEATVPINTFILKKADEKSGTYLRLSNFKGGMAVQEQKVLEAIADPEVKYLYHADQDNFDKIPGSPIAYWASKNLILKFNSNNIASFGPVKSGIMVNKKFIRFWHELKAEEIQFDACKVDDMSPYKWFPLNSGGGFRKWYGLNNDVIDLENDAKNIKESGTNYRLRDSKLYFKDGITWGRITSGGSSFRKARSGSLFGDAGPMFFPNNKENLNYILGVLNSKVLSKLELILNPTLNFQVNDLAQIPIVFDKKYKTKIDMLVSNNILLSKTDDFEWETSWDFKRSPLLVNKAATLEQAYNNWSQEALDRFNQLKANEEELNRIFIDLYGLQDELTPEEDDKEVSVRKADQVRDIKAFLSYFIGCVFGRYSLDQDGLAYAGGDWNASLYSTFKPNKENIILLTDRQYFDDERDIIVRLHEFLSKTFDPEHLTDNMNFIAQTLDPKKFERGVSAEQIIRYYFVNDFYKDHAKIYQKRPIYWEFNSGRNKGFKALMYLHRYTPEQLAMVRQYLHDLQPAMNDLIEIDNDLLDQETTASAKSKYRKIISTLNKQMNELVKYDQVLDHLSQSPVDLDLDDGVLANHDKLQQGEKLLTKL